In the Dyella humicola genome, ATGGGCGAGCAGCTCGGGCAGGGCGGGATGGATGGTGGGTTCGCCTCCGCAGAAGTGGATAGTTCGCACGCCCTGGCCTGCCAGCCAGTCCAGTCGTTGCATCAGCACATGGGCGGGCGGGTGCGCACCATCGGGGGGAGCCAGGCAAAAGCCGCAGCGCGCGTTGCAATAGCGCGTGACGCGGAAGCAAACCATCGCTGGCAGATGCAGTTTCATGGCGACGCCGGAGCCCCCGCGTGGACGAGCCGGCTGCGCCTTGGCCGGTCAGCGCTTTCGGCTCTCGCTGAGCATGTTGCAGAACAGTGCACCCTGCTCGAGCGCGTCGTCAAGCGCCACGTGGCTGTGTGGCAGGTCGTCGAACCAGCGCCTGGGCATGGCGTTCTTGGTGCTGCGCCGATAGTCCTTGCGCAGCAGCACCATGGCCAGCGTCTTCATGTCGAGCGCGGAGAAACTGAAAGGACTATGCCCGACGAAACGGATCAAATACCAGTACACGAACATGAAGTCGAACGCTGCCGGATAGCCCACGAACACGGGTACGCCCGGCAACGCTTCCAGCCATCCTGCGTATTCCGCCATGGCGGTTTCCGGTGCGCGCAGCTCAGTGCGAGTCGCCTGCCAGGCCTCGGCGTGCTGTTGCCACCAAGTGAGCGTATCCGGGTGGCCGCATGCGCCGGGTAGCAGTTCGAGGTTCGCGGTGAAGGTGCCCAGCAGAGTCTTGTCAGCGGTATAGGCGGCCGATGCAAAGCTAAGCATCGAATGCGGGCCGGGAATCGGTCCGTCGACTTCGACATCGGTACTGACATAGATCTCGGAACGGGGACGCTCGCTCATCGGGCAGTTGTATCACGGGCCTGGATGCTCTCGCGGAGCCAGCGCGCCATGGCGGCCTGGCCGCGCTTGAGCAACGCCGTGTTCCAGTCCTTGCAATGGGATGGTGGCAACAGACGACGCGTTGCTGAGCGCGGAAGGTGCTGCATGTAATTGGCCACTTCATCCTCCCCAGGTGCATTGGCGTCGAAAGCCAGCCACACGGTCCGACTGGCACAAACTTCCGGCAGCCACGGCGCCCAGCGCCCGATCGTGGCGACGCAATCCCAGCCGCATGCCGCGAGCGACAGGGCATCGAAGATGCCTTCGACGAGGATCAGTGGCTCGCCATGCCAGCCCGCGCCGGTGCTGGCCACGCCGCCACCGGCGCCGATCGTGAACATCTTGTCCTGTCCGCGCAGGGTTTCCAAGTAACGGCCGTGCACCGAGACCAGGCGGGCTTCGCGATCGTGCATGCCGATCAGGACGGCGGGCCGCCCATTCCAGTCAGGGTCGAAGCGCATGCCTGCGGCATCGGCGATTGCCAGCGGAATCCGCCGTCGCTCGACATAGGCCTGTCCGGGCGTGCCTGATAGCGACAAAGCGCGGGCCAGCCGCTCGTGGGGTTGCTCGCCCGTGTGGGGCATGCTCGGGGGATCGCTGTGCGTATGTCGGGACATGGGTCGCCGCGCTGCCCGCCAGGGTCTGGTGTCAGTCTGAGGATCGCAGTCACTCCATTTTACAGGTACCCGGACGCAGGTCTTCGACGGCGGACGTGTGTCCGCAGGCGGCACCATGGGTGACCCAATTCGCGCAGATCGCCATGCGCGTGGACTAACTACTCCCCATTGGACTTCGACATGGTGCGGCAGAGCGGGCCCGTCGGTGTATGTCCTTGCCTCTGTTATCGGCGCGCGCGTGTTTTGGTTTTTCTGAATGCGCGCAGGAAGCTTGCGACCGCCTCATGCGCCCAGCGGTCGCGTTGCGCAGCCGAGGGGCGTGAGTTCGGGTGGGTCAGAGACTGCATCTGCGCTTCGCCTCGAACCATGTTCACGAAAAGTGCTGCGGCGGCGTTGCGCCCGACACTGCTGAAGTCGAGTTCGTTCCGCGACATGGTCCGATCGAGCAAGGTCGCGACCATCTCGTTCATGGCGCCCGGCCCGGCAATGTAAAAGCGCCTGGCCAGTTCCGGAAAACGTGGGGCTTCGGCAACGATGACCCGATACAGCGCCAGGGCCTCGGGTGACAGCACCAGGTCCAGATACGCGCGCGCCGTTTCTTCCAGAATCCATTCCAGGCCCTTGTCCGAAAACTTGAGTTTGCGCGTGGCCACAAAAAAGCATTCGCACTCAGCCTCGACCACCGCCGTAAACAGAGTCTCCTTGTTTGGATAGTGCGAATAGACCGTGGACTTGGATACGCCGGCGGCTCGCTGAATCATGTCGGTGGTCGCGGCACTGAAGCCGTGCGCGAGAAAGATCTCACGAGCTCCCGCCAGCACGGTGGCTGCCTTATCCCGCGGCGGCAAAACCGTGTATGCCGCAGGATTTGCTTCCTGGGTGGCGGTGGCGGACTTGCGGCGCGGCGAAGGGGGCATACATGGGGCAGGTAAAGGTGATGGCCTCCAGCCTATCAGCAGGCACGTACCGTACCGATCGGTATATCTGGATGACAAGGATATTGGCGTACTTTGAAGCGCTTTTATCCAAAGGCTGCTTGACTTACCGTACCGATCGGTATACTATTTATTTCGTTCCATCAGAACAGGTCCGTGAGCCATGTTGGTCGGCCGCCAGTCGGTCAAGCTTGCGATGAATGACTCCCTGCGCGTGCAAGCTTGTTGATGTCGTAGGTCGACAGTTCTGATCCCATTTGCAAAACAAGCCAGCGCGGCCACTCGACGTGGTTCCCGTTGAGGGATGGCGCGCGTGTGCATGACGCTTAATCGAAGGACTAGCTGAAATGTCTCAGATCCCATTCACCAGTAGCCAAGACGAATTTCTCGCCCGTTTGATTCCCGTGCTGCAAGAGGTCAAGGACATGACCACAAGCACGGAGGTCGAGCAATGGCTTAACTCGACATATGGTGTTGAAAGCGAGTTGTACAAAGATCTGGCGCGTCTGGTTAGCCTCGGCCTGAAAGAGGGCTGGGTGGCCGATGTTGAAATCGCGGGCTCACGTTACCGTCGCGCCCAACTCGCTGCACCTAGCGCGGAGACGTTTTTCTTCAGCATCACGGGGGTGCTGATGGACAGTACGGATAATTCCCAGGGCAACCCCGAGGACAGCTTCCGTGGCGGCTATCACTCGCACCCGTATGGCGAGATCAATTTGGTCGTGCCGCTCAATGAAGGCGCGGCGTTGGCTGGTCCAAACGGCTGGTGTTATGGCGGCTGGACCACACCGGTACCGGGAAGCCACCACTTTCCGGAAGTAAAGGGCGGCGCCGTCATCTCAATCGCTTTTCTGCCAGCTGGCCGGATCGCGTTCGACGTCAATGCGCCGTCGCGCTAAAGCATTCTGGCGTGCCCTGTAGACGTCGATCCTGTGGCGCACGCCGGTCAAACGAGTGATCGCGCGCGCTGGCCACGCTCACGGTAGGGCAGTGGTGACTGGCAACGACTCTTCCGTTGCACCGGAGAGCCCCGCGATTCTGCGAAAATGCGCATTCCCCTATCCAGCTTGGTTTGCGGGAGGCGCTGATGTCACGCTTGGAGAATCGCTCAAAGCCTATGACCGCGCTCGGCTTGCGCGCGCGCAAGGGCGGCGCCGTGGTCATCGGCATCACCATGGACAAGGGCGAGCCTCGCGTCGTCGTCTCCACG is a window encoding:
- a CDS encoding toprim domain-containing protein, which produces MSRHTHSDPPSMPHTGEQPHERLARALSLSGTPGQAYVERRRIPLAIADAAGMRFDPDWNGRPAVLIGMHDREARLVSVHGRYLETLRGQDKMFTIGAGGGVASTGAGWHGEPLILVEGIFDALSLAACGWDCVATIGRWAPWLPEVCASRTVWLAFDANAPGEDEVANYMQHLPRSATRRLLPPSHCKDWNTALLKRGQAAMARWLRESIQARDTTAR
- a CDS encoding TetR/AcrR family transcriptional regulator, whose translation is MPPSPRRKSATATQEANPAAYTVLPPRDKAATVLAGAREIFLAHGFSAATTDMIQRAAGVSKSTVYSHYPNKETLFTAVVEAECECFFVATRKLKFSDKGLEWILEETARAYLDLVLSPEALALYRVIVAEAPRFPELARRFYIAGPGAMNEMVATLLDRTMSRNELDFSSVGRNAAAALFVNMVRGEAQMQSLTHPNSRPSAAQRDRWAHEAVASFLRAFRKTKTRARR
- a CDS encoding DUF4863 family protein encodes the protein MSQIPFTSSQDEFLARLIPVLQEVKDMTTSTEVEQWLNSTYGVESELYKDLARLVSLGLKEGWVADVEIAGSRYRRAQLAAPSAETFFFSITGVLMDSTDNSQGNPEDSFRGGYHSHPYGEINLVVPLNEGAALAGPNGWCYGGWTTPVPGSHHFPEVKGGAVISIAFLPAGRIAFDVNAPSR